The Candidatus Zixiibacteriota bacterium genome includes the window GCTCTTCCGGGAGCGACCGCCGGCGAAATTATCGGATTGGCAAAAACGCCGTTATCGAAAAGCGCCTTCCAGAACTTGAAGGTATCCATATCTTCCCCGATAAGGACCGGGATAATGGGAGTCTGAGAACTGCCGATATCATAGCCGAGACGTTTCAATTCGGTCTGCATACGGCGGGCGTTTTTCCAGAGGTTGTGACGTCGCTCCGGCTCGGTCTCAATGATATCGAGGGCGGCAAGGACTGCGGCGGTGGACGACGGGGGAATGGAGGCGGAGAAAATCAGTTCGCGGGAGAAATGCTTGATGAAATTTATCACCCGTTCATCGGCGGCGATAAATCCGCCCAGCGAGGCGAAGGACTTGGAAAAAGTGCCCATCGTGATATCGACGTCATTTATCAGCCCGAAATGCTCGGCGGTGCCGCGGCCTCCCTCGCCCAGCACACCGATAGAGTGGGCGTCATCTACCATGATGCGGGCGCCGTACTTGCTGGCGACCTTCACCAGATTAGGAAGGTCGATAATGTCGCCCTCCATTGAGAAGACGCCATCGACTACAATCAGGATTCCGCCGCGAGCGCCGTTTTCGGCGATATTTTTCAATATCCGGTCGAGGTCCGGCATATCATTATGGCTGAATTTGAGGGTTTTGCCGAAGGAGAGACGGCACCCGTCAACAATTGAGGCATGGTCGGAACGGTCAATGACCAGGTAGTCGTTCTTGCCGACCAGGCAGGAGATAGTGCCGAGATTGGTCTGAAATCCGGTGGAGAAGATAAGCGCCGCTTCCCGTTTCATGAACCGGGCAAGACGTTCTTCCAGCTCGATATGAAGGTCGAGCGTGCCATTGAGGAACCGGGAGCCAGTGCATCCGGAGCCGTATTTCTTGGCGGCATCGGCGGCGGCCGCCATCACCCGGGGGTCATTGGTCAGCCCGAGGTAGTTATTGGAGCCGATCATGATAAGCTTGCGGCCGTCAACGACCACTTCGTTGCCGGGAGCGGAGGACAGGGGATGAAAGTAGGGATAAAATCCGGCCGCCTTAACTTCATCGGCGGTAGTGAATTGCCGACATTTCTCAAACAGGTCAGAAAAACGGTAGGTGGCGGTCACAGTAGCGGTATCCTTAGATTGATGCTTATTGGTATCCAAATCCTTTTGTCCTCATTAGTTCCAGTGAAACCAAAAACTATGGAAATTAGAGGGTAAAGTCAAGAAAAATGATAGGAGGAGTCGGCAGGCGCCGACTCACCCATAAGCCGGGGAAACGCCGGCTCCGGCATGACATCTATGGTAAGGCAAATCCCCAACAAAATCATTGACGTTCTATAGATTTCTCTTATACTGCTTACAGGCTATCCGGGAGGTTTTTTGTGGGTAAAATCAGACTCCTATCAATTCTCTGCTTCTTTGTGCTTGAGTCTCCTCATGCTTTTCCTTTGGAATCGCCGCAATTGATATATCAAAGAGTTATTCCCGGAGTGGAGTACTCCACCACCATAGACCCTTTAATAGCCCAGAACGGAACCTTTTCTGGACTCTTGATTGGCACTTATAATCCGCGACAGATACTGATAGTCGATTCTGCCGGCAATCAATTGAGAGCGCTGAACGTAGAGGTCGCTCCGAGGTATATATTTCACAGATACGATGAGAATGGCGATTCATTGTCGATTTACACTCATGGCTTTGAGCCATACTACATCATGAACTATCTTCATAGACTGACAGATAGTGTTGAGACAAGAATCGACACTCTGTTCGAGTGGTATGACTGGGAATGCCTTGATCAGGATGCCAGAAGTAGGATCTGGCAAAGAAGGGACCAGGATGGTCAGGAGATAGTATCGTTTTACATATCGGAACTGCGCGCCTGCTATTACCAGACACAGGGATGGCAGTGGGACCTGTGGTCACACATTAGTGATTATTCGAGATCCATGGAGAAGATCCGAACACGGGGTTGCACAGATATTGCCGTCGGCAATCTGACGGGGGATGAAGAATTAGAAGAGTGCCGTCTGTACGACCTTGATTGGGGATATGAAGTCAGAGAACCAGGTTATTCTTATTTCGTAGAGGACAAGTCTTCCTCAATTCAGATCCGCAGCAGTCTGGAT containing:
- a CDS encoding pyridoxal phosphate-dependent aminotransferase family protein, with product MFEKCRQFTTADEVKAAGFYPYFHPLSSAPGNEVVVDGRKLIMIGSNNYLGLTNDPRVMAAAADAAKKYGSGCTGSRFLNGTLDLHIELEERLARFMKREAALIFSTGFQTNLGTISCLVGKNDYLVIDRSDHASIVDGCRLSFGKTLKFSHNDMPDLDRILKNIAENGARGGILIVVDGVFSMEGDIIDLPNLVKVASKYGARIMVDDAHSIGVLGEGGRGTAEHFGLINDVDITMGTFSKSFASLGGFIAADERVINFIKHFSRELIFSASIPPSSTAAVLAALDIIETEPERRHNLWKNARRMQTELKRLGYDIGSSQTPIIPVLIGEDMDTFKFWKALFDNGVFANPIISPAVAPGRALIRTSYTATHTDEHLDRVLEVFEKIGKKMGIIS